CCAAATTGGTTGCAATTGAGATTATCAACCAGATGTTCCACTATATCGGCTCTCTCCAGAATGACTATGTGTTATATTACTTTTCAATTCCTTTCATTCCTCATTTGGTATCGGAGTACAAGTTAAACTCGaatttcaaaaattttaagaatttgatcaagccaaaattgaagattgGTTATTTTCCTGAATTTAcaagaagattgaaaactttgaacaaatttGTGGTCAAGCAAGCACTTGTTGATTTGGGTAACTTCACTAATCAATATCAAGACattattcaacaagaattttCCAAGGACTTACAGACAAATGTGAACATTTATGAGTCTATATCGGAGTTGATAAATACTTTGCTAGACACTTCCTATAAATTCAAAAACGAATTAGACAATGAAGATATTTCAACAAGCTGTGCAAAATGTTTATCGATCATAGGATCCCTTGACTCAAATAAATTCAACCTTAAGTCCATTAAACCGAAGATCACGTTGGTTCATAATTTCAATGATTACAAGGAAAACTCGATCTTCTTGACTGACTTTATGGAGAACATTATCGTCATAAACTTTTGGGCTTCGAACAACCCTATTAAACAAATGCACTATAGTTTTGCGATGCAGGAGTTCATGAAGGTTCTTAAGCTCGATGAGAGTAATACCAATTTGAATCAGGGAGAATTAAACTCCAAGACCAACACAACTGCAACTAATAGCATCTATTTGAAAGTTTGGAACAATTTTAGCGATGTAGCAAAGTCTACATTGAGTCCATTCCTAAACTCtaagttcttcttctcgaGTAAGGTGAAAACAAGTCCAGTTGAGTATCCTATTTTCAAAGCCGGAATGAGCCATGAGTATTGGTTGACCTTGAtcatcaaagatttgattaGTTACTCACCATGGATTAAtgatccaaagaaaagtacATTATTCAGTGCTTTTAATGCTTTGATCAGTCAAAACGATATGTCCATCTCGAATTACCTTTTGAAGTATTTGGTTTTGACCAACTTATTAAATCCTAACAGACTTTACTTCAAGAACCTTATTCTCGAGATCAGtgaaattttcaaccaGAACACATCCATACTAATGTCTGCTGACCAAActgaagctttgaaagcCTGCTATCAAACCATATTTGAGGTTTTAGACTATTTGAACCAATGGAGATCTTCTACTATCGAGCATCTAAATAACGATAATGTGAAGTTTTCAAGTAATGACATCAATAATATGAATAAGAATTTGAGTCTTGTTAATGAGTTTATTACAATAATCTCGAACTATTCGTTGTACGAAAAGTCTGCTTATTGTGGCGCTTACGAACGTACCATTTTGTACTTGGAACAAAATTACAGAATAGGTGAGATTGGTAGTGACTTTATTATTGAAAATCTCGACAAGAGTTCCAGTTTGCATTCCATGTATGCTAACATTAATGATCTTGACGCACTTGATGGGGTCTTAAAGAACTTTCCTTCTCGTAACACTAATATTCAATTGAAAAGCTTTCAATACAATGAGAATTGGTCTCTTGCACAAGAAGCGTTTCATGTATTGAGTGAGAATGGTGATGACAATGATGAGtacaaaatcaagtttttgaagtcatTAAACGACCATGCTGCTTATGAAGAAGTGCTTTCAAAATTGACCTCAAGTTTGAATATGAATGACTTAACTAACTTTCCCTTGGATTGGTCTCTAACTGGATTACAGGCTTCTATTTTCTCGGGAGATATTAGCCAATTACAAAAATGGTTCTATATTACTGAGTGTATTGGAGTTCCACAAGATGTCGACAATTTGATTACTTTCAAGCTTGCCGAGTTACTCCAAAAGCAACTGGGTGATTTAGACGAACAGGTCCAAGATTTATACAAACTCATTGGTGTGTCTTTAAATTCCTCGAGTATTGGAACATCAAGAAATCTCAATTTGATGTTGCAACTACACATGATATTTGATCTCAAGTTGTTATTGAGTGAAAGTAATAGAAAGCTGACTGTGAACTTGAGACTTGAAAATATCGATCAGAGTTTTGAAACCAAATGGAAAGTATTATCTATGCACAAATTTGTGAACATATTGAAGCTGAACTTCAATGAGATTAATCAAATCTATTTGAGTAGCAGTAAGTTGGCGAGaacaaacaacaagttCCATATCGCTGTTGCTAGTGTTATGAAGGCAATGAACTACAACTATGAGAGTAGCgagttggaacttgaaACAAATTTTGAATATTCACAATTATTGTGGAATCAAGGGAAGCAAACAGAAGCTATCAAGGTATTGGAGACGATCGATTTAAATGAAATTGCAAATAATCAACAAAAGGCCAagattcaacttcaatatgCTGACTGGTTGAATGAGTCAAATCACAGTTCATCAAAGACGATCATTGATCAATACACAAAGGCCTAtactttggaaaagaaTTGGGAAAAGCCTTACTTTGCCTTAGGCAAATACTATGACAAGGTCTTGGAATCACAAGACATTAATAACGGATATTATCAACAGCAAATAATCAAATGTTTCTTGAAGGCTTTGACTTTAGGTCCATCATCTATATTTGAAGGCTTGCCAAAGTTGATTACCATTTGGCTCGACTTTGCTCAAGAGACAAGACTCACAAAGGATGCAGAAAAGGCTTTGTTACGTATCATAAAGGATATCGAAGACTACGTCAAAAGTGTCCCTACTTACGTGTGGTATACTGCAATCTCTCAAATGTTGAGCAGAATTAGCCATAGTCACCTCCCATCTGTGAAGATGTTACAGGAAATTATCAGTAGGGTTATTACCAGCTATCCGAGACAAGCCCTTTGGTTTGTTTTATCACacaccaactccaaggaTAAGACAAGAAAGGAACGCgttgaaaaaatcattAGTAAAGTTGCAGAGACGTCTTCTGCTAATAATGCTCTACTACTAGATGCCACCAATTTGTTCAGTTATTTCATATCTATTTGCGGcaagaaattcaaaaaAGGAACTAGGAAAGTTTCGATAACCCATGATTTAAGCTTAACTCAATTATTTGAACCGTTTAGCCTTGTGATTCCTGTTAGATCCAACTTAAACATCAAGCTTCCTACTCTTGTACATACCAAGAAAGAGAGTACAGTCTTCCCTAAGTCGTCATTGATCACTTTTAATGGTATAGATGATCAAGTGAACATTTTCCACTCATTGCAAATGCCCAAGCAGATTACCGTGAGAGGCAGTGATGGAAGAGCATACCGattgatgatcaagaaagatgatACTAGAAAGGATGCAAAAGTGGTAGAATTCACTACATTAATTAACAGGCTATTAATTCTGAATAATGAATCACGTAAGAGAAATTTGGCCATTCCTAATTATGCAGTGACACCTCTAGCACAGAATATGGGTGTGATAGAGTTTGTTTCGGATGTAGCCACGATGAAATCCATTGTTAATGAagaaaggaagaagagtgGAATTAACGTCAATGACAGGCTTGTATTTGGCAAGTTGGACAAAGTACAAAAGGTATGTAAAAGTGCTGGAACAAGTGATAACGGAGAATCAAGGGCCAAATTGCttaaagtttttgaaagcATACTTCAAAGTAGTCCTCCAGTGTTGCATAATTGGTTTATAAATCAATTTAGTGACCCAACATCTTGGTATTTAGCAAGAAATTCGTATATCAGGTCAAGTGCCGTGATGTCTATTGTTGGTTATATTATTGGGTTGGGAGATAGACATTGTGAAAACATTTTATTTTTCAAGACAAACGGATCAGTTCTTCATATTGATTTCGATTgtctttttgaaaaaggCTCCACTCTTCCAACCCCCGAAATTGTTCCTTTCCGTTTAACTAGTAATATGGTCGATGCCATGGGTATTAATAAAGTTGAAGGGACCTTCAGAAAGACGTGTGAAGTCACTGACTCTATCTTGAGAACCAATGAACATTCATTGATGAATAATTTAGAAACATTGATTTACGATCCTTTGTTAGACTGGgaaaaccaacaaaatccACAGCAGCATTTAAGAAAGGTTAGAAGAAAATTGATAGGATTATTAGATGAGAAGGAAGGGTTACCGATGAATATCCACggtcaagttgataatTTGATTCAATTGGCCTCCAGTAATGATAATTTGTGCCAAATGTATGGAGGTTGGGCTCCACACATTTAGTGTCTAAATAAGTGTATATTAATGTATTATAATGTTCTTGATATTATTTATAATGGAGGAGGAGATCTCCTATGGAGCTTTGAAGCAGTTCGATGGGGTTCATTTTCATTGGATACCTGATGATCAAGCTGGATCAATTcgttcaattcttcatcaaatgGATTTGGTATTTTCTCGTTTAATTCAGGCATTTGCTCAACACTGAAGTCACTGTTCCCTGATGATGTCTTCAATAATGCTGCAACGGGTAATTGAGTTGAAGGCTTTTCCTCTGACatttcaattctttgagGGAAGATACtagattcttcttcaataatgtcGGAAGCGAATTTAccaaaagttggtggtCCAAGTGAAGAAGTAGAATAGTTATCATCGGGCAAATTTTCAGCTCTTAGGCTTCTAGCCTGGGGACTAAAGTCTCCTCTTGGACTCGATTCACTTTGTTGGCTATAATCGCTGCTGACACTGAACTTGGAACTGCTTCTCGAGTGGGCCAGTTTGTTCTTAGCAAACATATCAACCGGAGAAGAAAGATTCTGCTCAGGGATTCTCTCATTACTGGCCTGCCTGGGGCGCCTTCTGTTGGAGTACATTTCCACTTTGTCTTgttctttcttgtctttggttTCATCTTTAGAATTGTACCAATCACCTAtctttttgaaggttttgtTGAGGTTCTTGTTTAAGGTTCTCTGGCGGGGTTCCATGATCGAACCATCAGAAAGGAAGTTCGAACCAGTGACACCCACAGTAtgagttgattttgattttttgaTCTTTTGGGACAAGTCACTTAAGGTTGCAGTAAGTTTGAGCTTATCAATGGAAGATGTATCAGAGTCAACGGACCTAACAGATCGTATCAGTTGATCATTCCGATAGGCATCGTCTGTATTTAATTCGGatttcttgatcatctCATCATCTAGTGCAGTTTCTGAGGAATCAGAAGATTGAGTTTTATCCCAAACACCCGCTCTGTAAACATCTCCTTCAGTATCAAAGAAGACCACATCGTCATAATTGGGCACAACCAAACTTTCCTTTATAGCATCCTTAAACCTCTTTTCAATCGTGCTGGTAATGATACTGTAGGTTATGGGACGAGAACTAATGATAGGTTCTATTTTTAAGTTTATCAAAGGCTCAATTTCGAAACTATACCAGATCCTATCACTAGGAGGTGGCTTTATTTTAAAAATAACGGGACCTTCTATTTTCTGAACAGTCACTTTGAGCACCACATCCACCTGACTTTGGGTGAATCTTCCTCCGAAATTTAAgttgactttggtggaaatATTACAAGATAAATTACCATGGTAATGAACATATGAGGAGATAAGTAAGGTACCATTTGGATTAATTTCCTTTAGGTTTGGGTAAGTGAAGAAAGGAATAGAGTCACCAGGATCCAAAtttcccaacttgaacttgtccaaaaaTCCTGGGGTCTTAATTTTATTGAGCTTTTTAGTGATTCTGGTCTCCAAGAAGTTCCTCAACATATCCGTACGCTTGAGAGACAAAAAAAGTCGTCCTAAAAGTCCATTAAACCACTTGGTCTGTAGCTGTCCCTCAGAACTGTAGAGCGTTTGAATCAAGTCCATCATCTCATctgtttgaaaatgaaggGTTTTTGCATGCAACTGAGAGCTCCATGGTCCCAAATCCGATTCTGACTTGGAagctttgatcaaagtAAAGTACCAGTCTTCCTTTTCAATATTGGTGTCACAGTAGATGAAAAACGATCCTTGTGGTGGagtcaagttgttttccAGCTGGAGGATATCTTGAACTGTTAGCTTATCATTCTCAAAGTTTTCAGACAAGCGTCTTCTTCGAGTCCAGTCttttttgatcaaacagATAGAGGCTCTTTTGGTGAACAATTGTCCGTCAGGCAAATCACGAGGCCACAACGTGACAAACTGATTAGAAAGTACAATCACATGTTTAAcatctttcaagtcctgGCTCTTATACAAGAATAAATTCCCGTGTTTTAATAAGGCATAGTACCTGTGTTTTTTGTTGAGGGATTTGGTCTTATCATTGGCAGGACGCGGGCTGATAGGTTCAGCTACTTCGTTTTGATCACCATTGGGATTATTATTTTTAACCAACTTATACAATGTTGAATAGGCGGAGGAACTCTCATTTATGGATTGGGTTTGGGAACTGATCTCATCTGGCGATTCTAAATACTCTTGCGTGACGATTAGCCATCCTGACTTGTAAGCCAATATCCCTGACAGGGAATCTTCTTCTATCTCACCTGCGCTAAGGAGCTTAGGTGGAGActcgtcatcatcatcttgttTATCGGGCTGAGAAAAGGTTTTGTCTTTGGGGTGGAGATAGATGAATACAATCACTAGAAGCGGAAGGAATGTAACACCTCCTAGCAAATATGTATATAGAAACGATAAGAATGGCAtattttgtggatgttgcTGCTCTTCCATATTTGCGAATTCGCAGCACCTTTAATGCGCTCTTTTACTAAACTATTAAATTGTCTATTCACTTTTGCAAGTATTTTAACTCTAAAAACCTAAGAAGTGGATAAGCCACACCGGCAAAGCCAAAGCACAAGAAAAACCCAATGTCTCCACCGTAGTCCCCTATTTGTCTAGCAATTGGACCTTGCCAATATACTTGGTTCATACCTACCACAGCTCCAACTGCCCCAACTGCAAAAGCACCCATTGCAGCCAACCCATAGGTAATCCGAGTAGGATCATCCCACACCGGCCAGTTATACAGGTACAGCTCCACGTCCCGATCATCTTCGAATTCTCGAGAATGTAAGTGTCTGGTAGCCGGTGCTCTGAATATGAGATTCTCTTCCAATAAAATGGCAATATATATGGAGATCCAATAGCCAAGCATGGGtaaaaagttggaaatgatGGCTGAAAACTTGTTCTTCCCTAGCAATGATAAGATCAAATAAATAGCAGTGACAAGAATGGCATAACACCACCGGGGAATACGGGCCATTCTTCTATCAATTAATTGGAGATCAACTCCTCCTGAGTATGAGTTCATGATATTGTTACAGATCAATGAGATATAgagaaccaccaccacaaacttgCCAAACCGGCCCCAAGGCTCGAAGGGAACGTTAATAAGGCCTCCTACTCCTTGAGTATTGTAGACATCAGTCCATGCAGGGTTCCCGTAGGCTATGGCACCACAGTATATTCCAACTACCGCCACAAGCGTGGTAGGAACAGCAATTCCCAAGAAAGTCACGGTAAAAACTTGCCAAGACGGCGTATTTTCAGGAATGTGGATATAATAATCAGCACCCGCTCCACCCCAGGTAGCTGTCACCGAGAATCCAATGGTGAAAAACGAAAGCCAGTTACCTCTCGAAGTCAACGAAGAGTATCCCTGCTCAGCAATCAACTCATTACTGGGCTCGATGTACTTtgcatttttcaacaccacaaTATAAAATAAGATGTTTGCAATGGTGATAGGAATAGAAAAAGCGGTTTGGAATCTGAGCAACACTTTGATTCCAAAAATCGAAATAACAAGAGCACAAACAGCAGCTACCACTATCCCCACATCCAAGCTAACCCCAAACGAAGCAGCCAAAATCTGGCCTCCAAGTACACAATTTACCACAGACCAACCCACAAGTCCAACCACACAAACTATAGCCACAAGTTTCACACCCCAAAACCCAAACACAAAACGGGCACTGACAATCTGACGACATCCTGATTTGGGTCCCATGATAGAACAGTACGCCGGTACTAAGCACCCAAAATTTAAAGATATAATTCCACTGATGAGGGCATCTCGTAAATTGAGACCAAAAAGTAGAGTGGGAAGAAAAAACGAAGACATGGAGGTTAACCCACCACAAGCAGCAAACCATAAGCCGAAAATATCAACAAACTGACGGGCAATGGCGTACTTTTTCAGGTGCTTCATTAGCTCTCTCTCCTCCGGCGATACCCGTTCAATACCTCTGACTTCCACTCCTAGTTTGTCTAATTTGTGAAGCCAGTTCACAGGCTTGACGTATGGCTCTCTATAGTCGCTGGtacattcttcaactttgtcGGTCATATTGAAGTCTTTGTAAAGGTACTTTGTCACTGAAGTAGGGcaagtcgttcaagaaAGTGGTGTTAATGGGGGATCAAAATTTATTGTCTGAACGAGGTTTTCGTAAGATTTTCTAATGGGCGACCCTTTAAGCGCATACTCATTAATGAGGAGTTTTATATTAGCTTGCAGCCAAATTGGTGCTGGAATCAAATCTCTTGTTTTTTCATTTTGATTATGTCGCCATCAGATGAATTATTGGAAAATTACTTCCATTGGTATCAACAGTCAATTCTGCACCCCTTGACAAATGAATTGTGTGCTGGTACTTTACCCGATTTTAAGCTCTTCACGTACTTGGTTCAGGACTTGAAGTACTTTGAAACCGGGGCAGACTTGATATCTAAAACCATGAGACTAAGTGATAGTAAAgaagcatcttcaactATTTATGAATATATCGGCGGATTGAGCACTGAAAACAAGTACTTTCATGTTTGTATACATGAATTGAAACAGTCAGAAGAGGTACAGAAAAGAGTTCCTCATATGCTTGGAGAAAACTCGGAAACTCTTCCAGCCGTTAAGAAGTATATCGATTACCTCGACTATTTGCTTAATGAGTCCAATTCTTATGTGGAATTGATAACCGTCGTTTATATCATGGAAAAAGTGTACCTTGGATGGGTTGAATTCAATTTGCAACAAGGTTCAATTTCGAAGAGTCTTGAATACAAACACCAAGAGTGGATAGATTTGCACAGTGGAGAggattttgaaaaatgggTCAAGTTTCTTGCTCAGGAGGTTGACAGAGTGGCTCCCTCGGACATGGAAACATTTGAACAAACAGCAAAAAAGACCCTTGAATTGGAAGTCgagttctttgaagactGCTACAACTACAATTCATAAATGTGTACTTTGAATTCTTTAAATATTTATTTACAGGTAGTGCTTCAAATAGGCCCTTTATTTATAGAGGAAACTCAACCATCCTTCTTGTCTTTTCTCTCTCTCAGCTTGTGGAATGAATGCGTCAACATGATCTCTAATCTTTTGAGCTCCTTCTTTACTATCAACTTCTCTTCCAATAACATCCACAAAGCTTCCCTCACTGTCCATCAAGTAAAAAAAGATTGAGTGATCAACTAAATAGTCTTGACCAGGTTTGACGTTTGGAGGAGTTGAAAAGTACACCCGGTATTTCTTACAAGTGTTTTTGATTGCTTCATAAGTACCGGTTAATCCAATAATGGAAGGGTGAAAGTCACTCAAATACGTCTTGATTACATCAGGGGTATCTCTAGCAGGGTCACATGTGATGAAAATTGGTTGCAACTGTATTTTATCCTTGTCTAATTCAGTTAGCATCTCCCCCAACTTATCCAATTCCTCAGGACACACATCAGGACAATGTGTAAATCCAAAATAGATGATTGAAAACATCTTCTTGtcatttttcaagttttcttgCGTGAACTTGTCTCCTTCAGTATCCATCAATGTAAAGTTACCTCCCACCAATGGTTTACCATAACTTCTTTtactttcaacttctttttgtATTCTTATTCTTTCTTTTTCCCGAGAGAACCAATAAGTAGCAGCTCCTCCAGccaccaacaacacaaTCACCGCTTTCCAGGAAGCAAACTCAATACTGTTACCAGCAGCGAATTTTTGCTTGGACTGCTCTCCTCCAATAGCTATTCTGCTCAATGGCCTCTTCTTACCCGATCCACCAGTGGAGGTGGACTCGCTTGGAGACTTGgggtttttgttggagtcAGCATTAAGTCTTATAGAAGATGTTGATATGAAACGGGGTACAGCTGGGAAATTCACGCCCTTCCATAGTTGTGGTTTAATCAATCTAGTAGAGAACATTAGCCTGCtttcaaatcattcaaTCACAAAATTTTCGAATgcgaaaaaaaaaactagTCAGCTACCATGGCATCGATCTCTGGACTTTTACAGTGGTGCAAGGAAAACGGAACCTTATTATCTCCAAGGGTAGAATTCAAAAATATTGATGCCACAAACATTGGCGGgtttttccaaaactctGAAAAAGAGGCAGCTGATGATTTAGAAGATGAGCACATTAGATTACCATTGAAATTGGCCATCACAGTATCAGATGCAATCAAATCGTTTAGTGATGGGAATGAAGCTGACACATTCACCAACATTTCTAACAAGACATCCAATATAAActcattgttgaagttattCTTGGCCCGTGAAAAGTCTGAAAAGTACctttccaagtccttctATCAGCCATATCTCACTCTTCTTCCTAGTTTGACTGATATCAATTCTCCTTACACTTGGTCTCCGGAGGACAAAGAATCTTTAAGAGGTACGAATCTAGGAAGCGCGTTGAAGGAGAATTTGGCTGCTCTTGTGGAGGAATGGTGGCAAGTCATCAACTTGCTTCCAGAAAGCATTGACAAACCAGAGCAGCACTTTGTCAACATGAAGTTTTATTATGAATTCAAGTTCCACCAAGAGAAAGACCTTTATGAATTGTTCAATACTGAACaagacttcaacaattggaCAAGTTTCACAAACTATTTGTGgtcttctttgattttgaagtctAGATCATTTCCCGCctatttgatcaagaatgTCGATAAAGAAAAAGATATCAAGATGGATGAAGCCATGTTATTACCTGTGGTAGATTTGTTGAATCATAGCATGAAAGCCGATGTTGAATGGTCCGTTACCAGGACAGGAGGTAccgatttcttcaacttcaaatctaACTCAGCGTTGGTGGGCAGAGAATTGTTTAATAACTATGGCAGAAAAGGTAATGAGGAACTCCTTCTTGCCTATGGGTTCTGCATCGAAGGTAATGAAGCCGATACTACAGCtttgaaaatcaagatCCCAGTGGAAATGTTACCTGAATTAGAACAAGCTGGTGTCAAACTCCCACGACTTTCAGATTATACTACTGCGGTGGTGAGAACTGATGAGCCTACCCCTGACAATAAAGGAGACTACAGTGAGTTTTCTGATGGGTTACTTTTTTTTGTGACAGTCAATAATGTCCCCGAAAACTTAATTTCACTCTTCCAGCAATTGGTCAAAACTCCATGGGAAACTGATATAACTTTAAGAACCAAATTAGCTGGAATTAATCATTTAAGGCAGGCCCTTGAGTCTAaaatcaccatcatcaacgagatcaagaaaccaTCAGCACAGTCTGCTAATACTAGAAACATCGATATCTATGTTTCCAGCCAAAAACAGATTCTTAATTCTGCCGTGAAAATACTCAAACGGAAAGAAAAGGATATACTAGTTGATCCAGAGGTCAAACCAAATCTTGTTACACTCAAGACCGTCTAtaagaaagacaagaagtttgCAGACGCCCTTTTGGTGTCACTAGGAGTCACTTCGTATGAACAATTGATTGAACATAGCTTCCAGGATCAAGCATGGTTATTGTTTTTGATCCGGTGCCACAACAAGAAAGAGTATGctgacgaagaagaaaactaTCTTCCTGACTGGATCCATGATAGTTTTGAGAGAATGACCAAAGAACATACAATAACTGCCGAAGAAATCGTTCAATATCAAGAATTATACGAGAGCCTCGTTATACCATTAACCAGTACGGCACCCGATGTATTCAATAGAGGTGTATGGACGGTTGAACAGCTTATAATCAGTGCCAGACTTCTTGATACAATCAGCTTTGTCAGGGGCAAGAAGCAAGAATGCATTCTTGTCAAGACCTAAGACCTACCGGAAAGCCATTAACAATGTACATAGAATTATTATAAAAGCGAATATAGCATAACAACGCACTATATCTAATCTTCCTTAATACCACCAGCTCCACTGATTTCAGCACTTTCAACAGAGTGTTTGTCTG
The window above is part of the Yamadazyma tenuis chromosome 4, complete sequence genome. Proteins encoded here:
- the MEC1 gene encoding serine/threonine-protein kinase M1 (COG:B,D,L,T; EggNog:ENOG503NVRB; BUSCO:EOG092600SD), producing the protein MPVGYKRLSNDELVPFLQDIHAGINDSDASHFERIIKYLIYIINLQLNESRPNYKLCQQIYNTMTLLLNKKGYLINLSIGDDLISAIGISVPRDSDYLFEVVVFNQIDQLVRLFELEASDEFINLIKQFIMTVINTSLMGTRDITFKHYVKKMLSTKMSDMVGGIYQKLSLATENDTYKAVQFVLIINNYEVMQKLQLNQFNFEMVLKKCWFIVTSTKFQVNNTLKSLLILSVTNNLILSDSVPFSTMNLLIEWISAYLNEPVSDNILVSSICQSLLKILKVSVKTNTLHNIQHALNLNYYLNSSNLTYEHPTIVRQVLSIIKNYNPHYKFPRLKDAELNYLIEELQNHNSYELLEFYSFRSGFQKATDLQDPSRLNDWVKSVADLFLNEALNEPQLYTLVSALGNLPCLVSSDFDFESSECTACGSYPNCTNIYKRISFRRPKINENHTMKIYYHDLILPMLKSPLIEDPFVCCNLLLSIYKILASFRVSSPDLSQDQVFNFVKTLMVHQNRTVRVLSSRIFPCFLIDDKDTYLDHRFSLIFQFLSSIQFDSPSTTFLAESTIKAFTEIAIIAEGEWLNALVLRFIDLLGGSNEHHINLVSRAFHDIANAKGIKPYKLLSPFLPVVAVKLIKTNTIFNKILEVSAISRNYFLNLTKEYTAPYLLDYYKYDYIQEIADACNFSKEKLISKCLSKILAVYLVKDDRVNDKYIMNILRNAGFYKDLSSSDIYFNSGIGLVTWNILLQIHYDGNGNITNKAKIYNALEHVAKIDAGLSVKSTGNKEKDKLKYIEILLDNHNLEIIQRIAHCIHHISAPFFEKILAVKAIEFLIKHNLNATASVLSQISTSLQSLIESKEFEFIAINCLSVLVKKLKLNNLISLFDIIISLVFQKFDSFETRSKLVAIEIINQMFHYIGSLQNDYVLYYFSIPFIPHLVSEYKLNSNFKNFKNLIKPKLKIGYFPEFTRRLKTLNKFVVKQALVDLGNFTNQYQDIIQQEFSKDLQTNVNIYESISELINTLLDTSYKFKNELDNEDISTSCAKCLSIIGSLDSNKFNLKSIKPKITLVHNFNDYKENSIFLTDFMENIIVINFWASNNPIKQMHYSFAMQEFMKVLKLDESNTNLNQGELNSKTNTTATNSIYLKVWNNFSDVAKSTLSPFLNSKFFFSSKVKTSPVEYPIFKAGMSHEYWLTLIIKDLISYSPWINDPKKSTLFSAFNALISQNDMSISNYLLKYLVLTNLLNPNRLYFKNLILEISEIFNQNTSILMSADQTEALKACYQTIFEVLDYLNQWRSSTIEHLNNDNVKFSSNDINNMNKNLSLVNEFITIISNYSLYEKSAYCGAYERTILYLEQNYRIGEIGSDFIIENLDKSSSLHSMYANINDLDALDGVLKNFPSRNTNIQLKSFQYNENWSLAQEAFHVLSENGDDNDEYKIKFLKSLNDHAAYEEVLSKLTSSLNMNDLTNFPLDWSLTGLQASIFSGDISQLQKWFYITECIGVPQDVDNLITFKLAELLQKQSGDLDEQVQDLYKLIGVSLNSSSIGTSRNLNLMLQLHMIFDLKLLLSESNRKSTVNLRLENIDQSFETKWKVLSMHKFVNILKSNFNEINQIYLSSSKLARTNNKFHIAVASVMKAMNYNYESSELELETNFEYSQLLWNQGKQTEAIKVLETIDLNEIANNQQKAKIQLQYADWLNESNHSSSKTIIDQYTKAYTLEKNWEKPYFALGKYYDKVLESQDINNGYYQQQIIKCFLKALTLGPSSIFEGLPKLITIWLDFAQETRLTKDAEKALLRIIKDIEDYVKSVPTYVWYTAISQMLSRISHSHLPSVKMLQEIISRVITSYPRQALWFVLSHTNSKDKTRKERVEKIISKVAETSSANNALLLDATNLFSYFISICGKKFKKGTRKVSITHDLSLTQLFEPFSLVIPVRSNLNIKLPTLVHTKKESTVFPKSSLITFNGIDDQVNIFHSLQMPKQITVRGSDGRAYRLMIKKDDTRKDAKVVEFTTLINRLLISNNESRKRNLAIPNYAVTPLAQNMGVIEFVSDVATMKSIVNEERKKSGINVNDRLVFGKLDKVQKVCKSAGTSDNGESRAKLLKVFESILQSSPPVLHNWFINQFSDPTSWYLARNSYIRSSAVMSIVGYIIGLGDRHCENILFFKTNGSVLHIDFDCLFEKGSTLPTPEIVPFRLTSNMVDAMGINKVEGTFRKTCEVTDSILRTNEHSLMNNLETLIYDPLLDWENQQNPQQHLRKVRRKLIGLLDEKEGLPMNIHGQVDNLIQLASSNDNLCQMYGGWAPHI
- a CDS encoding uncharacterized protein (COG:S; EggNog:ENOG503NVSI) produces the protein MEEQQHPQNMPFLSFLYTYLLGGVTFLPLLVIVFIYLHPKDKTFSQPDKQDDDDESPPKLLSAGEIEEDSSSGILAYKSGWLIVTQEYLESPDEISSQTQSINESSSAYSTLYKLVKNNNPNGDQNEVAEPISPRPANDKTKSLNKKHRYYALLKHGNLFLYKSQDLKDVKHVIVLSNQFVTLWPRDLPDGQLFTKRASICLIKKDWTRRRRLSENFENDKLTVQDILQSENNLTPPQGSFFIYCDTNIEKEDWYFTLIKASKSESDLGPWSSQLHAKTLHFQTDEMMDLIQTLYSSEGQLQTKWFNGLLGRLFLSLKRTDMLRNFLETRITKKLNKIKTPGFLDKFKLGNLDPGDSIPFFTYPNLKEINPNGTLLISSYVHYHGNLSCNISTKVNLNFGGRFTQSQVDVVLKVTVQKIEGPVIFKIKPPPSDRIWYSFEIEPLINLKIEPIISSRPITYSIITSTIEKRFKDAIKESLVVPNYDDVVFFDTEGDVYRAGVWDKTQSSDSSETALDDEMIKKSELNTDDAYRNDQSIRSVRSVDSDTSSIDKLKLTATLSDLSQKIKKSKSTHTVGVTGSNFLSDGSIMEPRQRTLNKNLNKTFKKIGDWYNSKDETKDKKEQDKVEMYSNRRRPRQASNERIPEQNLSSPVDMFAKNKSAHSRSSSKFSVSSDYSQQSESSPRGDFSPQARSLRAENLPDDNYSTSSLGPPTFGKFASDIIEEESSIFPQRIEMSEEKPSTQLPVAALLKTSSGNSDFSVEQMPELNEKIPNPFDEELNELIQLDHQVSNENEPHRTASKLHRRSPPPL